The following proteins are co-located in the Sphingomonas panacis genome:
- the rhmD gene encoding L-rhamnonate dehydratase: protein MTLKSLSKIKHVRAFTVRGGGADYHDQGEGHWIDNHIATPMSRYPEYRQSRQSFGINVLGTLVVEIEAEDGTIGFAVTTGGEPACYIVEKHLARFLEGRSPLEYEKIWDQMYFSTQYYGRKGLVINAISGVDLALWDLLGKLRQEPVYHMLGGAVRDELQFYATGARPDIAKELGFIGGKMALHHGPAEGVEGLKKNIAELAEMRERVGPDFWLMWDCWMALDVDYATRLAIAAHEYGLKWIEEAISPDDYWGYAELRRNVPRGMLVTTGEHEATRWGFRMLLDMECCDIIQPDVGWCGGITELLKISALADAKGKMVVPHGSSVYSYHFVITRHNSPFAEFLMMHPGPTEVVPMFAPQLLGEPVPVNGRLKASALDAPGFGVTFNPDVATHRPYTH, encoded by the coding sequence GTGACGTTGAAGAGCCTGTCGAAGATCAAGCATGTCCGCGCCTTCACGGTGCGCGGCGGCGGCGCCGATTATCACGATCAGGGCGAGGGCCATTGGATCGACAACCACATCGCCACACCGATGAGCCGCTATCCCGAATATCGCCAGAGCCGGCAGAGCTTCGGCATCAACGTGCTCGGCACGCTTGTCGTCGAGATCGAGGCCGAGGACGGCACGATCGGCTTCGCGGTGACGACCGGCGGCGAGCCCGCCTGCTACATCGTCGAGAAGCATCTCGCCCGCTTCCTCGAAGGGCGCAGCCCGCTTGAGTACGAGAAGATCTGGGACCAGATGTACTTCTCGACGCAATATTACGGCCGCAAGGGCCTCGTCATCAACGCGATCTCGGGGGTCGATCTCGCTCTGTGGGATCTGCTCGGCAAGCTCCGGCAGGAGCCGGTCTACCACATGCTCGGCGGCGCGGTGCGCGACGAACTGCAATTCTACGCGACCGGCGCGCGCCCCGACATCGCCAAGGAGCTCGGCTTCATCGGCGGCAAGATGGCGCTCCATCATGGCCCGGCGGAGGGCGTCGAGGGCCTCAAGAAGAACATCGCCGAGCTCGCCGAGATGCGTGAGCGCGTCGGGCCGGACTTCTGGCTGATGTGGGATTGCTGGATGGCGCTCGACGTCGACTATGCCACCCGGCTCGCCATCGCCGCGCACGAATACGGCCTCAAGTGGATCGAGGAGGCGATCAGCCCGGACGATTATTGGGGCTATGCCGAGCTGCGCCGCAACGTGCCCAGGGGCATGCTGGTGACGACCGGCGAGCATGAGGCGACTCGCTGGGGGTTCCGCATGTTGCTCGACATGGAGTGCTGCGACATCATCCAGCCCGACGTGGGCTGGTGCGGCGGCATCACCGAATTGCTCAAGATTTCGGCGCTCGCCGATGCCAAGGGCAAGATGGTCGTGCCGCACGGCTCGTCGGTCTACAGCTATCACTTCGTCATCACCCGCCACAACTCGCCCTTCGCCGAGTTCCTGATGATGCACCCCGGCCCGACCGAAGTGGTGCCGATGTTCGCGCCGCAACTGCTCGGCGAGCCGGTGCCGGTCAACGGCCGCCTCAAGGCGAGCGCGCTCGATGCGCCCGGCTTCGGCGTCACCTTCAATCCCGATGTGGCGACTCACCGTCCCTACACCCACTGA
- a CDS encoding IclR family transcriptional regulator: MRQVASNEESESGEERTKIQGSQTLLRGLDMLDKVIDGPIKLADLSAAMGLTRSTTHRLANALADRGFLTFLPREGYQLGPKLLQLGFLAQSQADIVRIARPRLEALAAHTEDTVHLGRLDTDLALYLDKIAGRRRVDISSRIGDRHPLSSTGLGKALLLDTPEAEWPALFEASRARGAPVVDYDGWAERMRGYVAAGHAYDLEENEDLIRCVAAPVRDASGRIIAAISLSSAAQYMDDSRMAALSGEVRETADQISTDLGWVPGARPSRRPRR; encoded by the coding sequence ATGAGACAAGTCGCGTCAAACGAAGAATCGGAGAGTGGCGAGGAGCGCACCAAGATTCAGGGCAGCCAGACCTTGCTGCGCGGTCTCGACATGCTCGACAAGGTGATCGACGGGCCGATCAAGCTCGCCGACCTGTCGGCGGCGATGGGGCTGACGCGCTCGACCACGCACCGGCTCGCCAACGCGCTCGCCGACCGCGGCTTCCTCACCTTCCTGCCGCGCGAGGGCTATCAGCTCGGGCCGAAATTGCTCCAGCTCGGCTTCCTCGCGCAGAGCCAGGCCGATATCGTGCGGATCGCGCGCCCGCGGCTGGAGGCGCTCGCCGCACATACCGAGGACACGGTGCATCTCGGCCGGCTCGATACCGATCTCGCGCTTTACCTCGACAAGATTGCCGGCCGGCGCCGCGTCGACATCTCCAGCCGGATCGGCGACCGCCACCCGCTGTCCTCGACCGGACTCGGCAAGGCGCTGCTGCTCGACACGCCCGAGGCCGAATGGCCGGCGCTGTTCGAAGCGTCGCGCGCGCGCGGCGCGCCGGTGGTCGATTACGACGGCTGGGCGGAGCGGATGCGCGGCTATGTCGCCGCCGGCCATGCCTATGATCTGGAAGAGAACGAGGATCTGATCCGCTGTGTCGCAGCCCCGGTGCGCGACGCCTCGGGCCGGATCATCGCCGCGATCAGCCTGTCGAGCGCGGCGCAATATATGGACGATTCGCGCATGGCGGCGCTCAGCGGCGAGGTGCGCGAGACCGCCGACCAGATCAGCACCGATCTCGGCTGGGTGCCCGGCGCCCGGCCATCCCGCCGGCCACGGCGATAA
- a CDS encoding SDR family NAD(P)-dependent oxidoreductase, whose product MKLLEGKTVLVTGASTGIGRAAAIGAAQHGADVVINYHSRDEDAEACIAAIEATGQRGLAVKGDVAEPDTAKDFVAKAVEAFGKVDVMVNNAGICPFHAFLDMPVETFERTMRVNMHGAYFMVQAAANQMVAQGHGGAIVAVSSISALVGGEYQTHYTPTKAGVHSLMQSTAIALGKYKIRCNSLLPGTILTEINKDDLADDAKRTYMESRVPLGRLGAPEDMVGPIVFLASDMAAYVTGAALLVDGGMFVNLQ is encoded by the coding sequence GTGAAGCTGCTCGAAGGCAAGACCGTTCTCGTCACCGGCGCCTCCACCGGCATCGGCCGCGCCGCCGCGATCGGCGCGGCGCAGCACGGCGCCGACGTGGTCATCAACTACCACAGCCGCGACGAGGATGCCGAAGCCTGTATCGCCGCGATCGAGGCGACCGGGCAGCGCGGGCTCGCGGTGAAGGGCGACGTGGCCGAGCCGGACACCGCCAAGGATTTCGTCGCCAAAGCGGTCGAAGCGTTCGGCAAGGTCGACGTGATGGTCAACAACGCCGGCATCTGCCCGTTCCACGCCTTCCTCGACATGCCGGTCGAGACGTTCGAGCGCACCATGCGAGTCAACATGCACGGCGCCTATTTCATGGTGCAGGCCGCCGCCAACCAGATGGTCGCGCAAGGGCACGGTGGCGCGATCGTCGCGGTGTCGTCGATCTCGGCTTTGGTCGGCGGCGAATATCAGACGCATTACACGCCGACCAAGGCGGGGGTGCATTCGCTGATGCAATCGACCGCGATCGCGCTCGGCAAGTACAAGATCCGCTGCAACTCGCTGCTGCCCGGCACGATCCTCACCGAGATCAACAAGGACGATCTCGCCGACGACGCCAAGCGGACGTACATGGAAAGCCGCGTGCCGCTCGGCCGGCTCGGCGCGCCCGAGGACATGGTCGGGCCGATCGTCTTCCTCGCCTCCGACATGGCGGCCTATGTCACCGGCGCGGCTTTGCTCGTCGATGGCGGCATGTTCGTGAACCTGCAATGA
- a CDS encoding amidohydrolase family protein, with product MPEQRPFVDAHVHLWNLAHLRYPWLTPPFADDGPNGSVEPIAKTYRLDDYLADAAGWDVRGIVHIDAGADAADALAETDWLQHMADARGMPNAIVAFAALDDPDVAALLAAHAARANVRGIRHIVNWHADPKRTYTPRDVTCDAAWAAGFALLGTHGLSFDLQAYAGQFPGLAPLIARHPEIPVIINHMGMMIPGEEAEWRSGMAALAALPNVSVKLSGIGFSDRRWTRTLARDQIRTAIDLFGTTRAMFASDFPTDKLFGSFSQHLNTYADIVADLTPEERHALFAANANRIYRLGLNV from the coding sequence ATGCCCGAGCAACGCCCCTTCGTAGACGCCCATGTCCACCTGTGGAATCTCGCGCATCTGCGCTATCCGTGGCTTACGCCGCCGTTCGCCGATGACGGCCCCAACGGCAGCGTCGAACCGATCGCCAAGACGTACCGGCTCGACGATTATCTCGCCGATGCCGCCGGCTGGGACGTGCGCGGCATCGTCCATATCGATGCCGGCGCGGATGCCGCCGACGCGCTCGCCGAGACCGACTGGCTTCAGCACATGGCGGACGCGCGCGGCATGCCCAATGCGATCGTCGCCTTTGCAGCGCTCGATGACCCGGACGTCGCGGCGCTGCTCGCCGCGCATGCGGCGCGCGCCAACGTTCGCGGCATCCGCCACATCGTCAACTGGCACGCCGACCCGAAGCGCACCTACACTCCGCGCGACGTGACGTGCGACGCGGCCTGGGCCGCCGGGTTCGCGCTGCTCGGCACTCATGGCCTCAGCTTCGATCTGCAAGCCTATGCCGGCCAGTTCCCCGGCCTCGCGCCGCTGATCGCGCGCCACCCCGAGATTCCGGTCATCATCAACCATATGGGCATGATGATTCCCGGTGAGGAAGCCGAGTGGCGCAGCGGCATGGCGGCACTCGCCGCGCTTCCCAACGTCTCGGTCAAACTGTCGGGAATCGGCTTCAGCGACCGCCGCTGGACGCGCACGCTGGCGCGCGACCAGATCCGCACCGCGATCGACCTGTTCGGCACGACCCGCGCGATGTTCGCCAGCGACTTCCCCACCGACAAACTGTTCGGCAGCTTTTCGCAGCACCTCAACACCTATGCCGACATCGTCGCCGATCTCACGCCCGAAGAGCGCCACGCGCTGTTCGCCGCCAATGCCAACCGCATCTATCGACTGGGCCTGAACGTATGA
- a CDS encoding SDR family NAD(P)-dependent oxidoreductase produces MSAYAGRFAGRTAIVTGGASGLGKAVATRIVAEGGTVALWDVNADALTAAQAETGAVAVFALDVSDQAQVEAAAAGANAALGRIDILVNSAGITGATAPVHEYPLESWRRVIDINLNGLFYCCRAVVPFMLAGGYGRIANLASVAGKEGNPNASAYSASKAGVIGLTKSLGKELAEKGVIANALTPATFESPILAQLPQSQVDYMRSKIPMGRLGEIDESAAMVCFMVSEECSFTTASTFDTSGGRTTF; encoded by the coding sequence ATGAGCGCCTATGCGGGCCGGTTCGCGGGGCGCACCGCGATCGTGACCGGCGGCGCGTCGGGACTCGGCAAGGCGGTCGCCACGCGAATCGTCGCGGAAGGCGGCACGGTCGCTCTGTGGGACGTCAACGCCGATGCGCTGACGGCGGCGCAGGCCGAAACCGGCGCGGTCGCGGTGTTCGCGCTCGACGTGTCCGATCAGGCGCAGGTCGAGGCGGCGGCGGCGGGCGCCAACGCCGCGCTCGGGCGGATCGATATCCTGGTCAACTCGGCGGGCATCACCGGCGCGACCGCACCCGTTCACGAATATCCGCTCGAAAGCTGGCGGCGCGTGATCGACATCAACCTCAACGGGCTGTTCTATTGCTGCCGCGCGGTGGTGCCGTTCATGCTCGCGGGTGGCTATGGCCGCATCGCCAACCTCGCCTCGGTCGCGGGCAAGGAAGGCAACCCCAACGCCTCGGCCTATTCGGCGTCCAAGGCGGGGGTGATCGGCCTCACCAAATCGCTCGGCAAGGAACTCGCCGAGAAAGGCGTCATCGCCAATGCGCTGACCCCGGCGACGTTCGAAAGCCCGATCCTCGCGCAATTGCCGCAGAGCCAGGTCGATTACATGCGGTCGAAAATCCCGATGGGGCGGCTCGGCGAAATCGACGAGAGCGCGGCGATGGTGTGCTTCATGGTCAGCGAGGAATGCAGCTTCACCACCGCTTCGACCTTCGACACATCGGGCGGGCGCACGACGTTCTAA
- a CDS encoding alpha/beta hydrolase, with translation MTIDRRTLIAGGTALGLAATAAKGAQTAAAVPSDFTVLPLWPGKVPGGDHVTVTQEQGPRSAKSDAYDTFFAHITTPTLTVLRPAKPNGAALLMIPGGGYRRVVLGHEGINISRRFAQAGFTCFSLLYRLPADGWAAGPEAPLQDAQRALRTVRSLAPRYGYDANRIGVIGFSAGGHLAGWLTSRQSVATQAVNDAIDREPLSPRAAALIYPVITMTAPLAHNGSRVELIGEAASDEKRRAYSLENDIQPTTPPTFLAHAIDDKTVPVENSLMMLASLRAARIPAEAHLFETGGHGFGLTLPDGTASPWPDLFESFAKRHGLL, from the coding sequence ATGACGATCGACCGAAGGACGCTGATCGCCGGCGGCACCGCGCTCGGCCTCGCCGCCACCGCCGCGAAGGGCGCGCAAACGGCAGCGGCGGTGCCGTCCGATTTCACCGTGCTGCCGCTATGGCCGGGCAAGGTGCCGGGCGGCGACCATGTCACCGTGACGCAGGAACAAGGCCCGCGCTCGGCGAAGAGCGACGCCTATGACACGTTCTTCGCGCACATCACCACGCCGACGCTGACCGTGCTTCGCCCGGCCAAGCCCAATGGCGCGGCGCTGCTGATGATCCCCGGCGGCGGCTATCGCCGTGTCGTGCTGGGGCATGAAGGCATCAACATCTCGCGGCGATTCGCGCAGGCCGGCTTCACCTGCTTCTCGCTGCTATACCGGCTGCCGGCGGACGGCTGGGCGGCTGGGCCGGAGGCGCCGTTGCAGGATGCGCAGCGCGCGCTGCGAACGGTGCGCTCGCTGGCGCCGCGTTATGGCTATGACGCGAACCGGATCGGCGTAATCGGCTTTTCGGCGGGCGGGCATCTCGCCGGCTGGCTGACCAGCCGCCAGTCGGTCGCGACGCAAGCGGTGAACGACGCGATCGACCGCGAACCGCTCAGCCCCCGCGCCGCCGCGTTGATCTACCCGGTCATCACCATGACTGCGCCGCTCGCGCACAACGGCTCGCGCGTCGAGTTGATCGGCGAGGCGGCGAGCGACGAGAAGCGCCGCGCCTATTCGCTGGAGAACGACATCCAGCCGACCACGCCGCCGACCTTCCTCGCGCATGCGATCGACGACAAGACCGTACCGGTCGAGAACAGCCTGATGATGCTGGCGTCGTTGCGCGCCGCGCGCATCCCGGCCGAGGCGCATCTCTTCGAAACCGGCGGGCACGGCTTCGGGCTGACCCTGCCCGACGGCACCGCCTCGCCCTGGCCCGATCTGTTCGAGAGCTTCGCCAAGCGCCACGGCTTGCTGTGA
- a CDS encoding lactate utilization protein B — protein sequence MSAAFSKRVDAALADPILKIAVERTAGTAEAKRAAAIDAFAQFEDARTRAAAIKDHVVAHLGFYLEQFEAAATAAGAHVHYARTADEACAIVIDICKAAGARTVARSKSMMGEEIGLPHALAEAGIVRVETDLAEHIIQLADERPSHIVWPAMHKTSAQVSALFKQHHALPHSEETIPAMAESARRHLREGMLGADVGISGANFLIADSGAVCTVTNEGNAELSLVPPRVHIVTAGIEKLVPSMGHAVQMLRLLARSATGATLTQYTTFYTGPKRAADPDGPDAMHIVLIDNGRSAMRDDGLAEMLRCIRCGACMNHCVVFRQIGGHAYGGTYPGPMGAVLTPALDGLAASRDLPNACTLNGKCQEVCPVKIPLPTLLRGWREKSWREGLEPATMRQGIAAWAWVAQRPRLYRLAVRAAIFAMRRFGRGWITALPLAGGWTAHRDLPAPDAESFMRRYARGER from the coding sequence ATGAGCGCCGCTTTCTCAAAGCGCGTCGATGCCGCACTCGCCGACCCGATCCTGAAAATCGCGGTCGAACGCACCGCCGGCACCGCCGAAGCCAAACGCGCGGCCGCGATCGACGCCTTCGCGCAGTTCGAGGACGCGCGCACCCGCGCGGCGGCGATCAAGGATCACGTCGTCGCGCATCTCGGCTTTTATCTGGAGCAGTTCGAAGCCGCCGCGACCGCAGCCGGCGCGCACGTCCATTATGCGCGCACCGCCGACGAGGCGTGCGCGATCGTGATCGATATCTGCAAGGCGGCGGGCGCGCGCACCGTCGCGCGCTCGAAATCGATGATGGGCGAGGAGATCGGCCTGCCCCACGCGCTCGCCGAGGCGGGGATCGTCCGGGTCGAGACCGACCTTGCCGAACATATCATCCAGCTCGCCGACGAACGCCCGTCGCACATCGTCTGGCCGGCGATGCACAAGACCAGCGCGCAGGTCTCGGCGCTGTTCAAACAGCATCACGCGCTGCCGCACAGCGAGGAAACGATTCCGGCGATGGCCGAGAGCGCGCGGCGGCATCTGCGCGAGGGCATGCTCGGCGCCGATGTCGGCATTTCGGGCGCGAACTTCCTCATCGCGGATAGCGGCGCGGTCTGCACCGTCACCAACGAGGGCAATGCCGAACTGTCGCTGGTGCCGCCGCGCGTCCATATCGTCACGGCGGGAATCGAGAAGCTGGTGCCCTCGATGGGGCATGCGGTCCAGATGCTGCGGCTGCTGGCGCGCTCGGCCACCGGCGCGACACTGACGCAATACACCACCTTCTACACCGGCCCCAAACGCGCCGCCGACCCCGACGGACCGGACGCGATGCATATCGTGCTGATCGACAATGGCCGCAGCGCGATGCGCGACGACGGGCTGGCCGAGATGCTGCGCTGCATCCGCTGCGGCGCGTGCATGAACCATTGCGTCGTGTTCCGCCAGATCGGCGGCCATGCCTATGGCGGCACCTATCCGGGGCCGATGGGCGCGGTGCTGACGCCGGCGCTCGACGGGCTCGCGGCGAGCCGTGACCTGCCCAACGCCTGCACGCTCAACGGCAAGTGCCAGGAGGTGTGCCCGGTCAAGATCCCGCTGCCGACCTTGCTGCGCGGCTGGCGCGAGAAGAGCTGGCGCGAGGGGCTGGAGCCGGCAACGATGCGGCAGGGCATCGCCGCGTGGGCGTGGGTGGCGCAGCGACCGCGCCTGTACCGGCTGGCGGTGCGCGCGGCGATCTTCGCCATGCGGCGCTTCGGGCGCGGCTGGATCACGGCGCTGCCGCTGGCGGGCGGCTGGACCGCACACCGCGACCTGCCCGCACCCGACGCAGAGAGCTTCATGCGCCGCTACGCGCGGGGCGAGCGATGA
- a CDS encoding fumarylacetoacetate hydrolase family protein, whose translation MKLCRFGPMGQEKPGVVDADGQLRDLSGVIDDLTIATLPAALAADVASLPLAEGAPRYGVPLKGIGKIVAIGLNYRDHAIESNLPIPTEPMMFMKALSSLSGPNDDVMLPKGATHGDWEVELGVIIGKTCRYVSEDAALGHVAGFTLVNDVSERFNQKQRGSQWSKGKGHDTFCPTGPWLVTPDEVGDCQDLGMSLDVNGERMQTGNTRTMIFDVKQLLSYASEYITLYPGDLVITGTPPGVGEGKKPEAIYLKAGDVMELAIDTLGTQRQQVVAWRHLGDGTLA comes from the coding sequence ATGAAACTCTGCCGCTTCGGCCCGATGGGCCAGGAAAAGCCGGGCGTCGTCGATGCCGACGGCCAGCTTCGCGACCTGTCCGGCGTGATCGACGACCTCACGATCGCGACTCTCCCCGCCGCGCTGGCCGCCGATGTCGCATCGCTGCCGCTCGCCGAGGGCGCCCCGCGCTACGGCGTGCCGCTCAAGGGCATCGGCAAGATCGTCGCGATCGGCCTCAACTACCGCGATCATGCGATCGAATCGAACCTGCCGATCCCGACCGAGCCGATGATGTTCATGAAGGCGCTCTCCAGCCTCTCCGGTCCCAATGACGACGTGATGCTCCCCAAGGGCGCGACGCACGGCGACTGGGAAGTCGAACTCGGCGTCATCATCGGCAAGACCTGCCGCTACGTCAGCGAGGATGCGGCGCTTGGGCATGTCGCCGGTTTCACGCTGGTCAACGACGTGTCGGAGCGGTTCAACCAGAAGCAGCGCGGCAGCCAATGGTCGAAGGGCAAGGGGCATGACACCTTCTGCCCGACCGGACCGTGGCTGGTGACGCCCGACGAGGTCGGCGACTGCCAGGATCTCGGCATGTCGCTCGACGTCAACGGGGAGCGAATGCAGACCGGCAACACCAGGACGATGATCTTCGACGTCAAGCAGCTCCTCTCCTATGCCAGCGAGTACATCACGCTCTATCCGGGCGATCTCGTCATCACCGGCACGCCGCCGGGCGTGGGCGAGGGCAAGAAGCCGGAGGCGATCTACCTCAAGGCCGGCGACGTGATGGAGCTGGCGATCGACACGCTCGGCACGCAGCGCCAGCAGGTCGTCGCATGGCGGCACCTCGGCGACGGTACGCTGGCATGA
- a CDS encoding (Fe-S)-binding protein translates to MTPAAPPPRVALFVTCLVDLIRPRIGFAAIRALEAAGCTVVVPAGQTCCGQPALNSGARAEATAIAKRTIALLEGHDAIVVPSGSCAATIRVQYPELFEHDPAWLARAEAVAARTYEIMAYLDEVRGWRPDTALDATATYHDSCSGLRELGIKAQPRRLLNHVAGLSLIPLKGAETCCGFGGTFCVKYPAISNAIATEKAAAIDTSGADLLLAGDLGCLMNMAGKLHRDGSAVRAFHAIEVIAGMGGGPAIGEET, encoded by the coding sequence GTGACGCCTGCCGCGCCTCCCCCGCGCGTCGCGCTGTTCGTGACGTGTCTGGTCGATCTGATCCGGCCGCGTATCGGCTTCGCGGCGATCCGCGCGCTGGAGGCGGCTGGCTGCACCGTCGTCGTGCCGGCGGGGCAGACCTGCTGCGGCCAGCCCGCGCTCAACTCGGGCGCGCGCGCAGAAGCGACCGCGATCGCCAAACGTACGATCGCGCTGCTCGAAGGGCATGACGCGATCGTGGTCCCGTCGGGATCATGCGCGGCGACGATCCGGGTGCAGTATCCCGAACTGTTCGAACACGATCCCGCCTGGCTGGCGCGTGCCGAGGCGGTGGCGGCGCGCACCTATGAGATCATGGCCTATCTCGACGAGGTGCGCGGCTGGCGGCCCGATACCGCGCTCGACGCGACCGCGACCTATCACGATAGCTGCTCGGGGCTTCGCGAACTCGGCATCAAGGCGCAGCCGCGCCGGTTGCTGAACCATGTCGCGGGGTTGTCGCTCATACCGCTCAAGGGCGCGGAGACGTGCTGCGGGTTCGGCGGCACCTTCTGCGTCAAATATCCGGCGATCTCGAACGCGATCGCGACCGAAAAAGCGGCGGCGATCGACACGAGCGGGGCGGACCTGCTGCTCGCCGGCGACCTCGGCTGCCTGATGAACATGGCCGGCAAGCTCCACCGCGACGGCTCCGCTGTACGCGCGTTCCATGCGATCGAGGTGATCGCCGGGATGGGCGGCGGCCCGGCGATCGGCGAAGAGACATGA
- a CDS encoding rhamnogalacturonan acetylesterase: MIRASLAAAAALLLAGAAPAPAGFGKILIASDSTASVYGEDRYPQTGWGQMLSCGLDAGTEVVDLAMAGRSTKTFIAEGRWDGLMARVQPGDVVLIQFGHNDAYKAKPERYADPATTYRDNLLRFIWQVRGARAIPVLVTPVAQHMFGADGKAKANFADWSAVMRDLAATTQTPLIDLETLSRGWLDRTGEQASRGYYLHLPANTVPGFPKGIDDDTHFSELGARRIADLVAGALKALDLPLSGHVLAERPDLTRATALGHRGCS; this comes from the coding sequence ATGATCCGCGCCAGCCTCGCCGCTGCCGCCGCTTTGCTGCTGGCCGGCGCGGCGCCCGCGCCGGCGGGCTTCGGCAAGATCCTGATCGCGAGCGATTCGACCGCGTCGGTGTACGGCGAGGACCGCTACCCGCAGACCGGCTGGGGGCAGATGCTGTCGTGCGGGCTCGACGCGGGCACCGAAGTGGTCGATCTCGCGATGGCCGGGCGCAGCACCAAAACCTTCATTGCCGAGGGCCGCTGGGACGGGCTGATGGCGCGGGTGCAGCCGGGCGACGTGGTGCTGATCCAGTTCGGCCACAACGACGCCTATAAGGCCAAGCCCGAACGCTATGCCGATCCCGCCACCACCTACCGCGACAATCTGCTTCGCTTCATCTGGCAGGTGCGCGGCGCGCGGGCGATTCCGGTGCTGGTGACCCCGGTCGCGCAGCATATGTTCGGCGCGGATGGCAAGGCCAAGGCCAATTTCGCCGACTGGTCGGCGGTGATGCGCGATCTCGCCGCCACCACGCAGACGCCGCTGATCGACCTCGAGACGCTCTCGCGCGGCTGGCTCGACCGGACCGGCGAACAGGCGTCGCGCGGCTATTATCTGCACCTGCCCGCCAACACCGTGCCCGGCTTCCCCAAGGGAATCGACGACGATACCCATTTCAGCGAACTCGGCGCGCGCCGGATCGCCGATCTCGTCGCGGGCGCGTTGAAGGCGCTCGATCTGCCGCTGTCGGGGCATGTGCTGGCCGAGCGCCCCGATCTCACGCGCGCCACCGCGCTCGGCCACAGGGGATGTTCATGA
- a CDS encoding LutC/YkgG family protein: MSARAAILDKLGTAAPPPGAAEALLADPVRPAVAEDRVATFLTALALPASGATYERIGTVAEAPVAVAHYLAEQGLPPAVFLPDDPRLAADWSGFALSPAITPDEPAVIAWARLGIAETGSLVFETGPHAPMLPNFLGLHHIVLLPEAAIVAHLEDAALPGPQPRAHYWVTGVSGTTDIEGQYIRGAHGPRFLHVLLVGEI, from the coding sequence ATGAGCGCGCGCGCGGCGATTCTCGACAAGCTCGGCACCGCCGCGCCGCCGCCGGGCGCGGCCGAGGCTTTGCTCGCCGATCCGGTACGGCCGGCGGTGGCGGAGGATCGCGTCGCCACGTTCCTCACCGCACTGGCGCTGCCGGCGAGCGGCGCGACCTATGAGCGGATCGGCACGGTGGCCGAGGCACCGGTGGCGGTCGCGCATTACCTCGCCGAACAGGGTCTGCCGCCAGCGGTGTTCCTGCCAGACGATCCGCGCCTCGCCGCCGACTGGTCCGGGTTCGCGCTCAGCCCGGCGATCACGCCCGACGAGCCGGCGGTGATCGCATGGGCACGGCTCGGCATCGCCGAGACCGGCTCCCTGGTGTTCGAAACCGGGCCGCACGCGCCGATGCTGCCCAATTTCCTCGGCCTGCACCATATCGTGTTGCTCCCCGAAGCCGCGATCGTCGCGCATCTCGAGGACGCCGCGCTGCCGGGTCCGCAGCCGCGCGCGCATTATTGGGTGACGGGCGTGAGCGGGACGACCGATATCGAAGGGCAGTATATTCGCGGCGCGCATGGGCCGCGCTTCCTGCATGTGTTGCTGGTCGGCGAAATCTGA